The DNA region AACAACCTCCTGCAGGTCATCAGCGGCAATCTCCAGCTGCTGGCCGAGGATGTCGGTGGCAACGAGCGTGCGGAGCGACGCGTCCGGCACGCCCTGGCGGGCGTGGCGCGAGGCTCGAAACTCGCATCGCAGCTGCTGTCGTTCGGCCGGCGACAGCCGCTCGCGCCCAAGGTGGTCAACATCGGCCGCTTCATCCGCAACATGGACGACCTGCTCCGGCGGACGCTGGGCGAAGCCATCGAGGTGGAGACGATCGTCGCCGGCGGCCTGTGGAATACCCTGATCGACCCGGGCAACGTGGAAAATGCCCTGCTCAACCTCGCCATCAACGCGCGCGACGCGATGGACGGCCAGGGCAGGCTCACGATCGAAGCCGGCAACGCCTATCTCGACGCGCAATACGTCAGTTCGCTCGACGACGGCGACGTCACCGCGGGCCAGTACGTGCTGCTTGCGGTGACCGACACGGGCCATGGCATCGACGCGACCATCGTCGACAAGGTGTTCGAACCGTTTTTCACCACCAAACCGGAAGGTCGCGGCACCGGTCTGGGCCTTTCCATGGTCTATGGCTTCGTCAAACAGTCCGGCGGCCACATCAAGGTCTACAGCGAGCCGGGCGAGGGCACGACGGTGAAGCTCTATCTGCCGCGAACCACGCAGTCCGAGGACATCATCGTCGACATCGATGCCGGTCCGGTGACGGGCGGCCATGAGACCATCCTCGTCGCCGAGGATGACGAAGCGGTACGCGATACCGTCGTCGCCCTGCTCGCAAACCTGGGCTATCGCGTACTCAAGGCGCGCGACGCGCAGAGCGCACTCTCGATCGTCGACAGCGGTATTCCGATCGATCTGCTGTTTACCGACGTGGTGATGCCCGGCCCGCTGAAAAGCCCGGAACTGGCCCGCAAGGCACGCGAGCGTCTTCCGGGGCTGGCTGTGCTGTTCACGTCGGGCTACACGGAGAACTCGATCGTGCACGGCGGCCGCCTCGACGAAGGGGTCGAGCTGCTGAGCAAACCCTATACGCGGGAAACGCTGGGTCGCAAGCTGCGCCAGATCCTCGCCGCGCAGGCGCAGCGCCATGCCGGCGACCCGGCAGCGCCGTCGGTCGCGGCGCCCACACCGGCAGCCACCAAGGCTCTCCGCATCCTCGTCGTCGAAGACGACTGGCTGGTACGCACCACGGTCGTGGAGATGTTGCAACTGCGCGGCCACGACGTCCGCGAAGCCGGCGACGGCACGCGCGCCACCGCCCTGCTTGACCAGGAAGCGGCGGACCTGGTCATCACGGACGTCGGGCTTCCGGGCATATCCGGCATCGAGCTCGCCGCGACATTGCGCCAGCGCTTTCCGGACCTGGCCGTGATCTTTGCCACGGGTCATGCCGGTACGGCCGGTCTTCCCGACGATGAGCGCAGCGCCGTGCTGGCCAAACCGTATGGCTCACAGG from Luteibacter mycovicinus includes:
- a CDS encoding response regulator, with the translated sequence MAVPSTDSSWFLPHDRELGRLIRDLDWSATALGPIDGWPPTLRHALAAMLRADAPMAIFQGPEGVFLYNDAYRAIAGVRHPEVLGRPIVQAWPELAEFNRNVLDVVLAGGTLAYRDQHVVLDRSGESEDAWLHLDFSPLVDTSGVAGGVLVVIKETTRRVEVEERLRIAQQAGGVGSFEWFPETGRLEVSEEYRRIWGLPAEGIVTDAMLGELLHPDDRHEAAPQRLDRANPLDYTEYRRIDPLTGEVRWIARRGEVIARPGQARRRFIGIVMDITARKAAETELAAFAATLQERVAQRTAELLRTQDALRQSQKMEAIGNLTGGVAHDFNNLLQVISGNLQLLAEDVGGNERAERRVRHALAGVARGSKLASQLLSFGRRQPLAPKVVNIGRFIRNMDDLLRRTLGEAIEVETIVAGGLWNTLIDPGNVENALLNLAINARDAMDGQGRLTIEAGNAYLDAQYVSSLDDGDVTAGQYVLLAVTDTGHGIDATIVDKVFEPFFTTKPEGRGTGLGLSMVYGFVKQSGGHIKVYSEPGEGTTVKLYLPRTTQSEDIIVDIDAGPVTGGHETILVAEDDEAVRDTVVALLANLGYRVLKARDAQSALSIVDSGIPIDLLFTDVVMPGPLKSPELARKARERLPGLAVLFTSGYTENSIVHGGRLDEGVELLSKPYTRETLGRKLRQILAAQAQRHAGDPAAPSVAAPTPAATKALRILVVEDDWLVRTTVVEMLQLRGHDVREAGDGTRATALLDQEAADLVITDVGLPGISGIELAATLRQRFPDLAVIFATGHAGTAGLPDDERSAVLAKPYGSQALTKAVSRLFPSG